A region from the Stygiolobus caldivivus genome encodes:
- a CDS encoding AbrB/MazE/SpoVT family DNA-binding domain-containing protein, which translates to MERVKVTRGYQVTIPASIRSKIDIREGDVFEVYLNGDEIVLRKARTQRPRVKLGRELSLEDIEGAIRRGEGESYSRH; encoded by the coding sequence ATGGAGAGGGTAAAGGTAACGAGGGGCTACCAAGTGACTATCCCCGCCTCAATAAGGAGCAAGATCGACATAAGGGAAGGCGACGTATTTGAGGTCTACTTAAACGGCGACGAGATCGTACTGAGGAAAGCCAGGACGCAGAGGCCCAGAGTAAAGCTCGGTAGGGAATTATCACTAGAAGATATCGAGGGAGCGATAAGGCGCGGAGAGGGAGAGAGCTATAGTCGACACTAA